A DNA window from [Chlorobium] sp. 445 contains the following coding sequences:
- a CDS encoding RagB/SusD family nutrient uptake outer membrane protein, whose product MAEYKGGALDPGGPFNNNNYIQRYNVIATANALLDVAANLPAEEKRGVEGFAKTIIAYQLLIVLNQLNENGIKIRFSPDPSAHPFVSKAEGFREINRLLDEAHAALTAAGTRFNFRLSNGFANFNTPTTFARFNRALRARVAAYQGDYNTCLSALSQSFLREGDTPDDMNLGVYHVFSTAPGDALNPLFEPPAQAVRWWAHPSVYQQNQDTATDRRIQTKLFRRSLTSAYGVSSTFVVSVFPSNVAPIPIIRNEELLLLRAEANILGSTQNLAAATADINRVRRAAGVPEIPVLANRDDALDRLIYERRYSLFCEGHRWIDMRRFPTRPGSPNPNNLPGRLNELPIDRTGDRIVVNFERPIADVPRQ is encoded by the coding sequence ATGGCTGAATACAAAGGCGGCGCTTTGGATCCAGGTGGTCCGTTCAACAACAACAACTACATTCAGCGATACAATGTAATTGCAACCGCCAATGCCTTGCTGGATGTGGCAGCGAACCTACCCGCAGAAGAAAAACGTGGTGTAGAAGGCTTTGCAAAGACAATAATCGCTTATCAACTGCTGATCGTGCTCAATCAACTCAACGAGAACGGTATTAAAATCCGCTTCTCACCCGATCCGTCTGCTCATCCTTTTGTTTCCAAGGCGGAGGGCTTTCGCGAAATCAACCGCTTGTTAGATGAAGCTCATGCTGCCTTGACTGCAGCTGGTACACGCTTTAACTTCCGTCTTTCGAACGGTTTTGCCAATTTTAATACACCTACAACTTTTGCGCGTTTCAATCGTGCCTTGCGTGCCCGCGTAGCCGCCTACCAAGGCGATTACAACACCTGCCTTAGCGCACTTAGCCAGTCTTTCCTGCGCGAAGGCGATACTCCAGATGATATGAACCTTGGTGTTTATCATGTCTTTAGCACGGCTCCCGGCGATGCGCTCAACCCACTTTTTGAGCCACCTGCACAAGCCGTGCGCTGGTGGGCACATCCCAGTGTTTATCAGCAGAATCAAGACACGGCTACCGATCGCCGGATTCAAACCAAGTTGTTCCGTCGCTCACTGACTTCTGCCTATGGTGTTTCTTCCACATTTGTTGTTTCGGTATTTCCAAGCAACGTGGCACCTATTCCAATTATCCGAAATGAAGAGCTTTTGCTGCTGCGTGCTGAAGCCAATATCCTTGGCAGTACGCAAAATCTGGCAGCTGCAACAGCAGACATTAACCGTGTGCGCCGTGCCGCTGGCGTACCAGAAATTCCAGTCTTAGCCAATAGAGACGATGCACTCGACCGCCTCATTTACGAGCGCCGCTACTCACTCTTTTGCGAAGGGCATCGCTGGATTGATATGCGCCGCTTCCCTACACGACCGGGCTCACCGAATCCTAATAACTTGCCCGGTCGGCTCAACGAATTACCAATTGACCGCACCGGCGATAGAATTGTCGTGAATTTTGAGCGCCCAATCGCTGACGTACCGCGCCAGTAA
- a CDS encoding fatty acid desaturase: MQASAPQLQYNWINVTFIIGTTLAAIVGTAYWIWSGSFNWATVALAVFYLYATGISITAGYHRLFSHRSYEAAAPVKWFFVFFGSAAFEGTIIDWSYDHRIHHRYEDREEDPYAIHKGFWFAHVGWLFTKNWRADVTKVKDLWADPLLRFQHNHYIPIATFMCFVLPMLLGATWGDAFGGLFIAGALRLVLNHHFTWFINSLCHYAGTRPYSDKITARDNWVTALFTYGEGYHNFHHAFPGDYRNGVRWFDYDPTKWVINGLSHVGLTWNLHRMSPERILERRIALQEKKLKEQLSANSPAVASFALQTISSAKAHFSAAAERVAHLREQYQSLKAQKSEALAHQLEEAKQKFEQAQREFKQSVAMWKAMANGLGKLA, encoded by the coding sequence ATGCAAGCCTCGGCACCACAACTTCAGTATAACTGGATAAATGTAACCTTTATTATAGGTACTACGCTTGCTGCCATTGTTGGCACAGCGTATTGGATTTGGAGCGGCAGTTTCAACTGGGCAACAGTTGCTTTAGCTGTCTTTTACCTCTATGCGACTGGCATTTCTATCACTGCAGGCTATCATCGTTTGTTTTCGCACCGAAGTTATGAAGCTGCAGCACCTGTCAAGTGGTTCTTTGTCTTTTTCGGCTCTGCGGCTTTTGAAGGCACTATTATTGATTGGAGTTATGACCACCGCATTCATCACCGCTATGAAGATCGTGAAGAAGATCCTTACGCGATTCATAAAGGATTCTGGTTTGCGCATGTCGGTTGGTTGTTCACAAAAAATTGGCGTGCTGATGTTACGAAAGTCAAAGACCTCTGGGCTGACCCCTTGCTGCGTTTTCAACACAACCACTACATTCCAATTGCCACGTTTATGTGTTTTGTCTTGCCTATGCTACTTGGGGCAACATGGGGCGATGCTTTTGGGGGATTATTTATTGCAGGCGCACTACGTTTAGTGCTCAATCATCATTTCACTTGGTTTATCAATTCGCTCTGTCATTATGCTGGCACACGCCCATATTCGGACAAAATTACGGCACGCGATAACTGGGTAACCGCACTTTTCACTTACGGTGAAGGCTACCATAACTTTCACCATGCGTTTCCAGGTGATTACCGCAATGGGGTACGCTGGTTCGACTACGACCCGACCAAGTGGGTTATTAACGGACTTTCTCATGTTGGTCTTACTTGGAATCTGCATCGCATGAGTCCTGAACGTATTTTAGAGCGTCGCATTGCCCTGCAAGAGAAAAAATTGAAGGAGCAACTTTCGGCTAACTCACCTGCGGTTGCTTCATTTGCGCTACAGACCATCTCATCAGCAAAAGCACATTTTAGTGCTGCTGCCGAACGCGTTGCACATTTGCGCGAGCAGTATCAGAGCTTGAAAGCCCAAAAAAGTGAAGCACTCGCGCACCAACTCGAAGAAGCCAAACAAAAGTTTGAACAAGCTCAGCGTGAGTTCAAGCAAAGCGTAGCGATGTGGAAAGCTATGGCAAATGGGCTTGGCAAGTTAGCGTGA
- a CDS encoding dUTP diphosphatase has translation MTVKFLRLHASAIVPHYATAQAAGMDIAACLSDPITLEPQVPVLIPTGFAIELPEGYEAQLRPRSGLALRHAISLANAPATIDADYRGEVKVILINHGKEPFQVHHGDRIAQMVIAKVERASLIEVNTLSDTARSTGGFGHTGISTPNIS, from the coding sequence ATTACGGTCAAATTTTTACGGCTTCACGCCAGCGCCATTGTCCCGCACTATGCTACTGCACAAGCAGCAGGTATGGACATTGCCGCCTGTCTTAGCGACCCGATTACACTCGAGCCGCAAGTCCCTGTGCTAATTCCAACAGGCTTTGCAATTGAACTTCCAGAAGGATATGAAGCACAACTGCGTCCGCGCAGCGGTCTTGCTCTGCGTCATGCAATTTCACTTGCAAATGCACCTGCTACGATTGATGCCGATTACAGAGGTGAAGTCAAGGTGATTCTTATCAATCATGGCAAAGAGCCATTTCAAGTGCATCATGGCGACCGTATTGCGCAGATGGTTATCGCTAAAGTTGAACGTGCCTCGTTGATTGAAGTCAATACGCTCTCGGACACTGCACGCAGCACTGGGGGATTTGGTCATACTGGTATCTCGACGCCTAACATATCATAA
- a CDS encoding RNA polymerase subunit sigma: MQSEAAQRKAPEKLTRAEIEKQMDFQKEAMVHIDSLYNFALRMTGDPEDANDLVQETYMKAYRFFESFEKGTNCKAWLFRILKNSYINKYRKESKEPDKVDYDEIKEFYHTVKHSSLDSNDMQEKMFGELLDDEVARALESLPEDFKEVVQLCDIEGFTYEEIANMVDCPIGTVRSRLHRGRKILRDKLMEYAKQHGYKINPEDWLDD, encoded by the coding sequence ATGCAAAGCGAAGCGGCACAGCGTAAAGCGCCTGAAAAGCTTACGCGCGCAGAAATTGAAAAGCAAATGGATTTCCAGAAAGAGGCGATGGTGCATATTGATTCGCTCTACAACTTTGCCCTGCGTATGACTGGCGACCCTGAAGATGCCAACGATCTGGTGCAAGAGACTTACATGAAAGCCTATCGCTTCTTTGAATCCTTCGAGAAAGGAACGAACTGCAAAGCATGGCTGTTTCGTATTCTTAAGAACAGTTACATTAACAAGTATCGCAAGGAATCCAAAGAGCCTGACAAAGTCGATTACGACGAGATAAAAGAGTTTTATCATACGGTTAAGCACAGTTCTCTGGATTCCAACGATATGCAAGAGAAGATGTTTGGTGAATTGCTTGATGATGAAGTTGCCCGAGCGCTGGAGAGTCTGCCCGAAGATTTCAAGGAGGTCGTGCAACTTTGCGATATCGAGGGTTTCACCTACGAAGAAATTGCCAATATGGTTGACTGTCCGATTGGCACAGTGCGTTCAAGACTGCATCGTGGCAGGAAAATTCTGCGCGATAAACTAATGGAATATGCAAAGCAACACGGCTATAAAATTAACCCCGAAGACTGGCTGGACGACTGA
- the pabB gene encoding aminodeoxychorismate synthase, component I: protein MVLCRRNWRAGLCDDFAILQLLAVNSTHYTALPDAFYSTLRAAPDAVLLETTRFDSENFRSFLFIEPLTTLAAYQLHEVEPLLLQLEDFLHQGYFIAGYLAYEAGFAFEAQFQHVQVHLPYPLVWFEVYASPIIFNHHTGTCASHAHRLTAAPLDACFAVRDFHLETLEQTYLQNIARIQAYICAGDVYQINFTTKFRFHFEGSPLALYQSLKQKQRVAYSAVVQIRCITALSFSPELFFRRCSTRLFCKPMKGTSQRGLTNDEDDTLALALQSDAKNRAENLMIVDLIRNDLGRLAKLGSVRAPRLFEVERYETLLQMTSTLEAELHESTTYLELFKAIFPCGSITGAPKIRAMQIIHELEQSPRGSYTGAIGFISPEREALFNVAIRTAVLHKHHGEFGVGSGIVWDSDARQEFEECMLKAKFFTVPAQDFELLETILWDGRYVFLAEHLARLADSSRYFGFAFNQAEIEQHLTALARSFLPEKAYRVRLRLNQHGQCFCQHNELAQDTDTCYKVALAHEHTSSQDKFYRHKTTQRRLYDTMYRKALEQGFVDVLFFNERGELTEGAIHNVIIKKGEWYLTPPLSCGVLNGIYRQHFLQTHSNAKEHVLVLSDLLTADEVWLCNSVRGLRQVELCEVYL, encoded by the coding sequence TTGGTTTTATGTCGCCGTAACTGGCGTGCTGGTCTATGTGATGATTTCGCCATATTACAACTTCTCGCAGTGAACAGCACCCACTACACCGCACTTCCTGATGCGTTCTATTCCACACTCAGAGCGGCACCCGATGCTGTGCTCTTGGAGACCACGCGATTCGACAGCGAAAACTTCCGTTCTTTTCTTTTCATTGAACCGCTGACCACACTTGCAGCTTACCAACTCCATGAAGTTGAGCCACTTCTTCTTCAACTCGAAGATTTCCTACATCAGGGCTATTTCATTGCTGGTTACTTAGCCTACGAAGCTGGCTTTGCTTTTGAAGCACAGTTTCAACATGTGCAAGTGCATTTGCCGTATCCGCTTGTCTGGTTTGAGGTCTATGCGTCGCCAATCATTTTCAATCACCACACAGGCACATGTGCAAGTCATGCGCATCGTCTAACTGCTGCACCGCTCGATGCGTGTTTTGCTGTTCGTGACTTTCACCTTGAGACATTAGAGCAAACTTATTTGCAAAATATCGCACGCATTCAGGCTTACATTTGCGCCGGCGATGTCTATCAAATCAATTTTACGACGAAGTTTCGTTTTCATTTTGAAGGCTCGCCGCTTGCGCTCTATCAATCGCTCAAACAAAAGCAGCGCGTTGCATACAGTGCCGTTGTTCAAATACGCTGTATCACAGCGCTATCGTTTTCGCCTGAACTTTTCTTTCGTCGATGCAGCACACGTCTTTTCTGCAAGCCCATGAAAGGTACAAGTCAGCGGGGCTTAACCAATGACGAAGACGACACACTTGCACTCGCTCTGCAAAGCGATGCCAAAAATCGTGCTGAAAACTTGATGATTGTGGACCTGATTCGTAACGACTTAGGTCGGCTTGCCAAACTCGGTAGCGTTCGTGCCCCACGTCTATTTGAAGTAGAGCGATACGAAACACTCTTGCAGATGACTTCAACACTAGAAGCGGAGTTGCACGAGAGCACAACCTACCTGGAGCTTTTCAAAGCCATTTTTCCATGTGGCTCAATTACAGGTGCTCCTAAAATTCGTGCCATGCAAATCATTCATGAATTGGAACAATCACCGCGTGGAAGCTATACAGGCGCAATTGGATTCATTTCACCAGAGCGCGAAGCGCTCTTCAATGTGGCGATTCGTACCGCAGTTTTGCATAAGCATCATGGTGAATTTGGTGTCGGTAGCGGTATTGTGTGGGATTCCGATGCGCGTCAAGAGTTTGAGGAATGCATGCTCAAAGCTAAGTTTTTTACAGTGCCAGCTCAAGACTTTGAGCTACTTGAGACCATACTTTGGGACGGGCGTTATGTATTTCTTGCTGAACATCTTGCCCGTTTAGCCGATTCATCACGCTATTTTGGATTTGCATTCAACCAAGCTGAAATTGAGCAGCACCTTACAGCGCTTGCACGTTCTTTCTTGCCCGAAAAAGCCTACCGCGTGCGCTTGCGTCTAAACCAGCATGGACAGTGCTTTTGCCAACACAACGAGTTAGCACAAGATACCGACACTTGCTACAAAGTTGCACTGGCGCACGAGCATACATCGTCTCAGGATAAATTTTATCGGCATAAGACCACGCAGCGCAGGCTTTATGACACGATGTATCGCAAAGCTCTGGAGCAAGGCTTTGTCGATGTACTTTTCTTCAACGAGCGTGGTGAGCTTACCGAGGGTGCAATTCACAATGTCATCATCAAAAAAGGTGAATGGTATCTGACACCCCCGCTTTCTTGTGGCGTCTTGAACGGAATTTATCGCCAGCACTTTTTGCAAACGCACTCTAATGCGAAGGAACATGTGCTTGTTTTGAGCGATTTACTTACAGCTGATGAAGTGTGGCTATGCAACTCTGTGCGCGGCTTGCGTCAAGTTGAGCTCTGTGAGGTTTATTTATAG
- the rpmG gene encoding 50S ribosomal protein L33 has translation MAAKKGNRVVITLECTEARKEGKTPSRYTTEKNKRNDTERLELMKYNPYLKRRTLHKEVK, from the coding sequence ATGGCTGCAAAGAAAGGCAACCGTGTCGTCATTACGCTAGAGTGCACAGAGGCTCGCAAGGAAGGCAAGACGCCGTCGCGCTACACAACTGAGAAAAACAAGCGTAACGACACCGAGCGGCTTGAACTCATGAAATACAATCCTTACCTCAAGCGCCGCACGCTGCACAAAGAAGTCAAGTAA